A DNA window from Coffea arabica cultivar ET-39 chromosome 6c, Coffea Arabica ET-39 HiFi, whole genome shotgun sequence contains the following coding sequences:
- the LOC113692698 gene encoding CBL-interacting serine/threonine-protein kinase 24 isoform X3: MMRLVKNKLGKYELGRTIGEGTFAKVKFAQNTETGESVAVKVLAKSTILKHKMVDQIKREISIMKIVRHPYIVGLHEVLASKTKIFIVLEFVTGGELFDKIVHQGRLSEDDSRRYFQQLIDAVAHCHSKGVYHRDLKPENLLLDSQGNLKVSDFGLSALPQQGVDLLHTTCGTPNYVAPEVLSHRGYDGAAADLWSCGVILYVLTAGYLPFDERDLPTLYQKINAAEFSCPCWFSPGVAALLLKILDPNPETRIKIDGIRRDRWFRKNYVAVRHKEDEAVNLDDVDAVFDDIEDHYVKEQSENKDSGPLLMNAFEMITLSQGLNLSVLFDRQQIRTKHIPIDYSSVPSLPLLNVLSPTSIFAEGWNRQVGESLGWNW, encoded by the exons ATGATGAGGCTGGTGAAGAATAAGCTAGGCAAGTATGAGCTGGGAAGAACCATTGGAGAAGGAACTTTTGCAAAGGTTAAGTTTGCACAGAACACCGAGACGGGCGAGAGCGTGGCTGTCAAAGTCTTGGCCAAGAGTACTATTCTCAAGCACAAAATGGTTGATCAG ATAAAAAGAGAGATTTCAATAATGAAGATAGTAAGACATCCATACATTGTCGGGCTTCATGAG gtGTTAGCAAGCAAGACGAAGATATTCATTGTACTTGAGTTTGTTACTGGAGGAGAACTCTTTGATAAAATT GTTCACCAGGGAAGGCTTTCAGAGGATGATTCCAGGCGGTACTTTCAGCAACTTATAGATGCAGTTGCACACTGTCACAGTAAGGGTGTATACCACAGAGATTTGAAG CCTGAAAATTTGCTCCTTGATTCCCAAGGAAACTTGAAGGTATCTGATTTTGGACTCAGTGCACTACCTCAACAA GGAGTTGATCTTCTACATACAACTTGCGGAACTCCAAATTATGTGGCACCTGAG GTGTTAAGCCACCGTGGTTATGATGGTGCTGCCGCTGATCTGTGGTCATGTGGAGTTATTCTTTATGTGTTGACAGCAGGATACCTCCCTTTTGATGAGAGAGACCTTCCAACCTTGTATCAAAAG ATCAACGCTGCAGAATTTTCATGTCCATGTTGGTTTTCTCCTGGTGTTGCAGCATTGTTACTTAAAATACTTGATCCCAACCCTGAAACT CGAATTAAGATTGATGGAATAAGAAGAGACCGATGGTTCCGGAAAAACTACGTGGCTGTCAGACACAAAGAAGATGAAGCGGTGAATTTGGATGATGTTGATGCTGTTTTTGATGACATTGAG GATCACTATGTAAAAGAACAATCTGAAAATAAGGACAGTGGCCCTCTCCTCATGAACGCATTTGAGATGATTACTCTATCTCAAGGATTAAACCTATCAGTCTTATTTGACAGGCAGCAG ATACGAACCAAGCACATCCCAATTGATTACAGCTCTGTTCCTTCTCTTCCTCTCCTGAATGTCCTTTCTCCAACTTCTATTTTTGCTGAAGGGTGGAATCGTCAAgttggggaatctttgggttGGAATTGGTGA
- the LOC113692698 gene encoding CBL-interacting serine/threonine-protein kinase 24 isoform X1: protein MMRLVKNKLGKYELGRTIGEGTFAKVKFAQNTETGESVAVKVLAKSTILKHKMVDQIKREISIMKIVRHPYIVGLHEVLASKTKIFIVLEFVTGGELFDKIVHQGRLSEDDSRRYFQQLIDAVAHCHSKGVYHRDLKPENLLLDSQGNLKVSDFGLSALPQQGVDLLHTTCGTPNYVAPEVLSHRGYDGAAADLWSCGVILYVLTAGYLPFDERDLPTLYQKINAAEFSCPCWFSPGVAALLLKILDPNPETRIKIDGIRRDRWFRKNYVAVRHKEDEAVNLDDVDAVFDDIEDHYVKEQSENKDSGPLLMNAFEMITLSQGLNLSVLFDRQQDYVKRQTRFVSRQPAKVIIATIEAAGESFGLKVHTRNYKTRLEGVSANKAGQFAVVLEVFEVAPSLFMVDVRKAAGDTLEYHKFYKNFCAKLDHIIWKTKEGVSDTALLGTTTRRSGCAGVKQIS from the exons ATGATGAGGCTGGTGAAGAATAAGCTAGGCAAGTATGAGCTGGGAAGAACCATTGGAGAAGGAACTTTTGCAAAGGTTAAGTTTGCACAGAACACCGAGACGGGCGAGAGCGTGGCTGTCAAAGTCTTGGCCAAGAGTACTATTCTCAAGCACAAAATGGTTGATCAG ATAAAAAGAGAGATTTCAATAATGAAGATAGTAAGACATCCATACATTGTCGGGCTTCATGAG gtGTTAGCAAGCAAGACGAAGATATTCATTGTACTTGAGTTTGTTACTGGAGGAGAACTCTTTGATAAAATT GTTCACCAGGGAAGGCTTTCAGAGGATGATTCCAGGCGGTACTTTCAGCAACTTATAGATGCAGTTGCACACTGTCACAGTAAGGGTGTATACCACAGAGATTTGAAG CCTGAAAATTTGCTCCTTGATTCCCAAGGAAACTTGAAGGTATCTGATTTTGGACTCAGTGCACTACCTCAACAA GGAGTTGATCTTCTACATACAACTTGCGGAACTCCAAATTATGTGGCACCTGAG GTGTTAAGCCACCGTGGTTATGATGGTGCTGCCGCTGATCTGTGGTCATGTGGAGTTATTCTTTATGTGTTGACAGCAGGATACCTCCCTTTTGATGAGAGAGACCTTCCAACCTTGTATCAAAAG ATCAACGCTGCAGAATTTTCATGTCCATGTTGGTTTTCTCCTGGTGTTGCAGCATTGTTACTTAAAATACTTGATCCCAACCCTGAAACT CGAATTAAGATTGATGGAATAAGAAGAGACCGATGGTTCCGGAAAAACTACGTGGCTGTCAGACACAAAGAAGATGAAGCGGTGAATTTGGATGATGTTGATGCTGTTTTTGATGACATTGAG GATCACTATGTAAAAGAACAATCTGAAAATAAGGACAGTGGCCCTCTCCTCATGAACGCATTTGAGATGATTACTCTATCTCAAGGATTAAACCTATCAGTCTTATTTGACAGGCAGCAG GACTATGTCAAGCGGCAAACCCGTTTTGTTTCACGCCAACCTGCTAAAGTGATAATTGCAACAATTGAAGCAGCTGGAGAATCATTCGGTCTAAAGGTTCATACACGAAACTACAAG ACAAGACTTGAAGGTGTATCTGCAAACAAGGCTGGTCAATTTGCTGTTGTTCTGGAG GTTTTTGAAGTTGCACCGTCTCTTTTCATGGTGGATGTCCGAAAGGCTGCTGGGGATACGCTTGAGTATCATAAG